Proteins encoded by one window of Salicibibacter halophilus:
- a CDS encoding homocysteine synthase produces the protein MAENWKLETSAIHAGQEIDPATNARAVPIYQTTSYGFDDPDHAANLFSLAEPGNIYSRIMNPTTDVFEKRIAAMEGGVGALATASGSSAIYLAILNLCEAGDEIVSASSLYGGTNNLFVHTLPQIGIRVHFVDSDDPEAFRAAITEKTKLVFAEVIGNPEGNVLDTKAVADVAHEAQIPLIVDATLTTPILNRPIDHGADVVIHSATKFIGGHGTTMGGVIVDSGNFDWTQGKFLMFTEPDGSYHGIVFSEALGELAYIMRARVRLMRDIGPTLSPQNAFQLLQGMETLHLRMERHSENAQKVAEYLEGHSRVEWVNYSGLPSHPSYELAKTYLPKGQGAILTFGVKGGMEAGKSFIENVDLHSHVANVGDAKSLVIHPASTTHQQLTEEEMQRAGVSRELVRLSVGIEHVDDIIADIEKGLK, from the coding sequence ATGGCAGAGAACTGGAAGCTGGAAACTAGCGCCATACACGCGGGGCAAGAGATCGACCCTGCCACGAACGCGCGTGCCGTGCCGATTTATCAAACAACGTCGTATGGGTTTGATGATCCGGATCACGCGGCGAATTTATTTTCATTAGCGGAACCGGGGAATATTTATTCACGGATTATGAACCCGACTACAGATGTATTCGAAAAACGGATCGCGGCCATGGAAGGCGGAGTTGGAGCGCTGGCAACCGCGAGTGGAAGTTCCGCGATTTATCTCGCGATTTTAAACCTATGCGAAGCAGGCGATGAAATCGTTTCCGCCAGTTCCTTGTACGGCGGCACGAATAATTTATTTGTCCATACGCTGCCTCAAATCGGCATTCGCGTCCATTTTGTGGATTCGGATGATCCGGAAGCGTTTAGAGCCGCGATTACAGAGAAAACGAAACTGGTGTTTGCTGAAGTGATCGGCAACCCGGAAGGGAATGTGCTAGATACAAAGGCGGTTGCCGACGTGGCCCATGAAGCACAAATTCCTCTGATCGTCGATGCGACGCTGACAACACCTATTCTCAACCGTCCTATTGATCATGGCGCCGATGTTGTTATCCATTCGGCCACCAAATTTATCGGGGGACATGGGACAACCATGGGTGGCGTGATTGTAGACAGTGGCAATTTTGATTGGACGCAAGGCAAATTTCTGATGTTCACGGAACCGGATGGCAGCTATCATGGCATCGTTTTTTCCGAAGCACTCGGTGAATTGGCCTATATTATGCGGGCGCGTGTACGTCTCATGCGCGATATTGGCCCGACGCTCTCCCCGCAGAATGCCTTTCAATTGCTGCAAGGAATGGAAACGTTGCATCTGCGAATGGAGAGGCATAGCGAGAACGCGCAAAAAGTCGCGGAATACTTAGAAGGCCACTCGCGTGTGGAATGGGTGAATTATTCCGGACTGCCGTCTCACCCAAGCTATGAACTTGCAAAAACCTATTTGCCGAAAGGACAAGGAGCCATTTTGACGTTTGGTGTCAAAGGAGGAATGGAAGCGGGGAAATCCTTCATTGAAAATGTCGATCTCCACTCCCATGTAGCAAATGTGGGGGATGCCAAATCCCTCGTCATTCATCCCGCCAGCACCACACACCAACAACTTACAGAGGAAGAGATGCAAAGAGCCGGTGTGTCGCGGGAACTCGTTCGCCTGTCAGTAGGCATTGAACACGTGGATGACATTATTGCGGACATTGAAAAAGGATTGAAGTAA